GGATATCCTTATCAAAACTTTTTTTAATTTTCAAATATAATTAGTATTATGAAAACTTTAGAATGGGAAAATAATAAATTAAAATTGATTGACCAGAGGAAATTACCTGATGAACTAGAATATGTTTATTGTAGTAATTATCAGGAGGTTATTGCTGCTATTAAAAATATGACCGTTAGAGGTGCACCTGCTATCGGTGTATCTGCGGCATTTGGAATGGCATTGGCTGATATTGGTGGTGTTGATTTAAACAAAGCTGCTGATGAAATTAAAGCTGCACGTCCAACGGCTAAAAATTTATTTTGGGCTGTAGATAGAGTTCTTGATAGTGAAAATCCTTTACAGGAAGCCCTTAAAATCTATGATGAGGATATGAAAATTAACAGGGCCATTGGTAAATATGGCCGTGAAATTATTGACGATGGTGATACAATATTAACACATTGTAATGCTGGAGCATTGGCATGTGTAGATTATGGTACTGCATTAGGTGTTATAAGGGCTGCAAATGATGAGGGTAAAAACATTAACGTAATCTGTGATGAGACACGTCCCCGTGGTCAAGGTGCAAGGTTAAGTGTGTGGGAAATGCAACAGGAAAATATTCCTGTAAAACTTATTTGTGATGTTGCAAGCGGATATTTGATGAGTCAGGGGATGATTGATAAGGTTGTTATTGGTGCAGATAGAGTTGCAAAAGGAGGAATCGTAAATAAAATTGGTTCTTTTATGGTTGCTTTAGCTGCCAAAAGATTTGATATTCCATTTTATGTAGCTGCCCCATATTCTACATTTGATATGGATATCAATATTAATGATACAGTTATTGAAGAAAGAGATCCTGATGAGGTAATTCATTATGGCTCCTGTAGAATTTGCCCTAAAGGAACAGAGGTAATTAATCCTGCATTTGATATTGTTCCCAATGATTTAATAACTGGAATAATTACTGAAAAAGGTATTATAGATCCATTATAAATGGATCTTCTATTATTTTAAATAAACTCATTTTTAATAAGTTAAATTTTCTATTTAAATACTTTTTTTATCTTAATAATGTACTCTACAATCAAATACCATCTGCCACATTCCCGGACTTGTGGAACGTACCTTATGGCATCTTTCAATTGTTACAGTCATACCATGTTCTGCAGCTTTTCTTTCTAATTTTTCACGGCCTTCATTACAGTCATGTGCAAATTCATAGTAATGAATAATTCCTTCCTGTGCAACAAGTGAAAAAGCGGTATCCAAGAATTCATATGCAGTTCCAGGTAGGTTCATTATTAACCTGTCAAATTTTTCACCTTCTAATTGTTCGGATGCAACTTTATTAATGTCTCCGCATATGGGATGTATTTTTCCCTGTAATTTATTTAACCTGATATTTTCTTTAAGGTAATCTATTGCAACATCATTGATGTCTACTGCAGTTATGTCAACTTTGTTTCTACTTGCGATAACTATTGAAAATGGACCAACACCACAGAACATGTCTAATATTTTTTCTCCATCATCAGTAATCTCTCTAATTCTTTTCCTTTCACTTGTAAGGCGTGGAGAAAAGTATACTTTACTAACATCTAGTTTTAAGCGTATCTTCTGTTCTTTATGAATGGTTACCGGATTATTAACTCCACAAATAAATTCAATATCCCTGACCCGTGTTACTCCTTTAATGGGGCTTTTTTTCATATAAACAGATTTACGTTTAGTGAATTTTAATGTGGTTTCACCGATTAACTCTTTATGTTCTAAAAGATTATCCGGAATCTCAACAATTACAATATTGCCTATGATATCAAAGGAGTTTCTTAAATCTGTAATCTCCTGATCTGTTAATTTACCTTGAAGCATTTCTCTAACACTATGGGGATATCTGGGAATAAGTTCTAACTCTTTGTCCACAACTTCAATCTCAAGAGGTCTTCCATTAAGAAGTTTTCGCACTTTTTTAACCTTGATAACCTCTTCTTTCATTTTCTCTATTTCCTCATCACTGACTGGGGAGGTTATTCCAATATACCCATAGTCTTTCTCAGGCTTGATTCTATGGTCCATATCCATAATTTCCATATCCATGATGATTTTACGTACTTCATCTACAGCAGGTAAACTAATTTTTAAAGATTGCATAATATCATTGTTTAAATTGATTAAATAAATAAAATGTAAAGAAATATTTTTTTTCAATTAAAATTATAATATGTATTTTTAATTTAAAATATTGATTTCTATTTTCTAAAAATAGCTTATTATTCCTAAATAATAATAAGTTTAAATTTCTTATTATAAAATATATTTATCTCAAGTTATAAATTAATATTAAGTATTTTTTTATATTAATTATTATGAAATTTTGATTTTATAATTTAAATTTAAAGGTTAAAAACATGTTTTATTTGATTGGATTAGGATTATTTGATATAAATGATATGTCAATTAAAGCATTAAATGCTTTAAAAGAAGTGGATGTAATTTATGCGGAATTTTTTACCTCAAAATTAATAGGTTCTACTTTAGAGGCTATTGAAGATAAAATCGGTTCTAAGATTCATATATTAAATAGATCTGAAGTTGAAGAGGATAGTCCGTTTATACTTGAAGCTAAAAACAAAGATGTTGCGCTTATTACTGGTGGTGATCCGCTGATTGCCACAACACACTCTGACTTTTTAGTTCAATGTGCTAGAAAAGGTATCGATTATAGGGTAATTCATGGTTCTTCTATCTTATCCTCAGCTCCTGCAATAAGTGGTCTTCAGGGATATAAATTTGGAAAGGTTACAACAATTCCATTTCCGGATCATAATTTCTTCCCTAAATCACCATATATGGCTATTAAGGAAAATATGGATATGGAACTACACACCTTAGTGCTTCTTGATATTCAGGCTCATAAAGATAGATATATGAGTATTAATCAAGGTCTCGAATATTTAATGAAGGTTAAAGACACTTTACCGGAAGAAGAACAGGTTATCAATGAGGATACATTAGCCGTTGGTATTGCAAGGGTTGGATCTGATGAGGGTATTGTCAAGGCAGGTAAAATATCAGAATTGATTGATTATGATTTTGGAAGCCCTCTTCATTGTATTGTTATACCATCTAAGTTACATATTGTAGAAGCAGAATATCTTGTTTATGTTGCAGGTGCAGATAAAAGTATTTTGGAAAAATGTTAATTCTTCCTTATTTTAATTTCATATTATTTTTATGTGAAGTACTAATTTCTACTTAAATTTATATGAAATAGATGATATTGTATAAATCTTTTAAAAAAAGTAAATCAGGGTGAAGGACATAACACGTCAGTTCCTAATTTTTCTTTAAGCTAAAACATTCGTAATAGCAATGTTTAAAGTCATGCCCTTAAGATTAATGAAATATTTTTCTCTTAAATATGGAGATTAAGAATTCCTTTTTTATCATTTGACAAAAAATATCTTTTTCCCTATTTAATTATTGTTCTTTTTACTTTATAATTATTACTATTTGATTTTAAATTAGGAATTTGTATTAATTATCCGTAAAAAAATATTATTTTAATTTTTTTTATTGATTATTTTAAAAATATTATGTTTTATAAACTATCCATTGGTTTATTTTTAATGTTCATTTAATAAAAATCATTAAAACCTTTAAAATAATTATTAATTTATAAAACAGCTTTGTTTAAATAGCTTTTATTAATAAAAAAGATCATATTATTTAATTTAATATAATAATATAAATTTGAAGAAAATAAGATTATAGAGTAGGAAAGAGTATTTCTTATAAACATGGTAGGGTAATTAAGAATTTTTTTAGATAATATTTTTTTTTAGTGGTAAGTAATTTTTAGGAATAAACTCTTAATCATATTATAATAAATACTCTTTTTTTTTAAATGAATTTCATGTTTTATATAGATTATAAAATGGTTGAGAAATTCACCAATGATGTGTAGATTTATGCACATCGTATAATAAATTGTATTTCATTACTTATAAATATTGTCATTTGATTTTTTAGAATTAATATTATATTGTTTTTAGTTTTTTTGTTATTATTTTGTTATTTGTATATTCTTTTTTAATCAATATTGTCCTGTTTTAATTTTTTTTATATAAAATATTAAAACTTAATTTTTTGCATTGTTTTTTTCATTTAAGACCATTTAAAATTTCAGTGAAAAATTTATTTAAGTTAATTACATATCTTAATATAATATCTTTTTTTATGGTTGTGTTATTATTGAAGATAGGAACTTGTATGATGAAATTGACTATAGTCTTTTAGATGATAAAGAAAAAAAGATTATTGATAATCCAATGTATACTAGAAATGTTGAATTAATAAACCTTGTACTTCCTGGAATAGGATATGTGTATATGGATGAGAGGAAGAAAGGCATAATCATCTTTATTGTTTATGTTCTGTTGTTTATTTTATGGTATTTGAAATTTAATTATATGGAGTATATTATTTTCACATATTATATTATCCAGTTTGGTCTTAGTGTTTTTGTAGCTAATGATAAGATTAATAAGATTCTTGAGAAAGGATCTAAATCTGAGTAAATCTTATACAATCTTTCTAGTAATTTTTTGAATCTAATTATTTTATTTATTTGTATGCTTTTGCGTTAAGATGGTTTATTGTTTTTAGTAATTTCTTTAATAGGTTTTATAATATTAAGTTTTTTCATATTTTTTAGCTGTTTTATCATGTCTTTTTTTTAGGGTTTGGATTTTATTTTAATTAATCAAATCCACTTTTTATATATTTACAATATCAACTACTACTTTTATTATATCTTTTATTATTTTTTTTAAATAGTAAAAAATTAATATTTAATAAAACATATATGTTATATAAGTAATTTTGGAGATGATATTTATGCCTGAATTAAAAGGTAGTAAAACTGAGAAAAATTTAGAATATGCATTTGCAGGTGAATCTCAAGCAAGGAATAAATACACTTACTTTGCAAGTAAAGCTAAAAAGGATGGATATGTACAAATTTCTAAAATCTTTGAGGAAACTGCAGGTAATGAAAAAGAACATGCTAAAATTTGGTTTAAAATATTAGAAGGCGGAGACATTAAAAGTACCGAAGAAAATCTCGTAGCAGCTGCTGCAGGTGAACATGAAGAATGGACTGAAATGTATAAAAACTTCGCAGAGGAAGCTAAAGAAGAAGGCTTTGATGAAATTGCATTTTTATTTGAAAAAGTTGCAGCAATTGAAAAAGAACATGAGGAAAGATACAATACCCTACTTAAAAATGTAAGAGATGGATCTGTATTTAAAAAAGAAGAAGATATTGTATGGATTTGTTCTAACTGTGGACATGTATTTATTGGACCTGAACCACCTGAAAAATGTCCTGTATGTGCTCATCCACAAGCTTACTTCCATGAAAAAGCAGAAAATTATCAATAGATAAAATTAATTTTATAATTTCTTTTTAATTTTTCTTCTCTTTTAATAAGAAAAGAGGAATTCTTATTTATTTTTTGATAATTTATATTTTTTTTATTTTTATTAATTTAAACTTTAATTCTATTTTTTCCTTTTATGTGTTTTGGTATTGTGTTTTGCTTTTTTTTATCTTTATTTTATAAAAATTTTAATTGACTTTAAATCTATGGAAATTAATTTTTTACTTTTAAATACATGGAAAAATTTATAAAATATATTTGATAAGATTATATTATACTGTTTAAAAAACTTATTTTTGTTAAATTGAATTTTTAGGTAATTTTATGTCAGATAATGAATCTAAAATTGCAAAGGGTAGTTTTATCATGCTTATTGGTACTTTTATCTTCCGTATTGGGGGATTTTTGTACCGTTTTATATTAACATGGTTACTAACTGCTGCTGATTATGGTATATTGGGACTTACATTGCCTTTCCAAAATTTCTTAAATATCACTGCTTCCGGAGGGCTTCCTTCAGCAATAGCTAAATATGTTGCAGAATATTCTGCTTTGGATAATGAACAGATGCAACAACAGGTCATTCGAACGTCATTTAAAATAATAATTGTCATGGCGGCTATTGGAGCCACTATTATGTATCTTATTGCAGAGCCTATTGCTATAGGCTGGTGGCATAAGCCTGCTGCACTTTTACCATTACAATTAGTTGCTGTAATCACTCCTTTTAGTGTAATTGTAGGACTGTATCGGGGAGTATTTCAGGGATATTATCAAATGACTGATATTCTTATTACAAAGGCATTTGAACAGCTGGGTATGATTTGTTTTGCTGTAATATTTGTATTGATTGGTTGGAGAGTTTCTGGTGCTGTTTTAGGTACAGTTTTAGGATTTTTATTCGCATCTCTTTCTGCAATATGGTTATTTAAAAGGGATGTTACTTCTAAGTTTAAAACAGGCCGTAAGAAAATCTCAAGATCTGAAGAGCGGGATATTATTGTAATGCTTTTAAAATTCTCAATTCCCGTTGTTATAACTGGTCTTGCAGAAGTATTGTTATATGATATTGGTACCTTATTTATTGGTGCTTACTTAACAAGTAATTATGCAGGTTATTACACTAATGCAAGTGCAATAGCTAGATTGCCTTTAATTGTATCTATGTCTGTTGCAACATCTGCACTTCCTGCAGCTTCAGAGGCATTTTCATTAAATAATCATGAATTACTTACAAGATACATTCATCAATCTTATAGATATGTAATACTTATTGTATTGCCGTTATGTGTAGGTACAGCTGTGTTTGCTAGTCCTATTTTAGGTCTTTTATTTGGACATGAATACACTTTAGGTACCGTTGCATTACAAATACTTGTAATGGGCATGTTATGTTTCGCTGTTTATACTATATCTGCAAGTATAACTCAGGGTCTTGGAAAACCAATTATTCCTATGATATCTTTAATATTAGGGGTTATTATCCAAACTATCTTCAGTTATTTACTCGTTCCATTATTCAATATTAATGGTGCAGCTTTAGCAACTTCCATAAGTACTGCATTTATTATGGTTGTATGTATTATCTATACCCATAAAGTATCTGGCGTTAAGTTTAGAACTATGGCGTTTTTAAAAATATTGGCTGCCTCATTAATTATGGGGGCAGCATGTATGTTGGTTCCTAAAACTTATTGGGGTATTTTTGTAGGTTTGGTTGTTGGAGTAATTGTTTATATTTTTGCTCTGGTACTGGTTAAAGGATTACAAAAAGATGATTTAAAATTAATATATAAAACTGCAGAAAAAACAGGACCTATGAAAGGATATTTAAACAATTTGGCTGATAGATTGCAGAAATATGCTGTAGATAATTAATAATATTGGTTATATTTTTAAAAATATATTTTTTAGATTTTATTTTTAATGTTTTTATTTCTTTTTTAATAGCTTATAAAAGGGTATAAACCTATTTATTGATTTTTAAACTTATATTTTGTAAAAAAAATAGTTTTAATCCAATATATTTTTAAAAATTAAACTTTATATATTATAAAAAAGTAATACTTAACTAATAAAATTTTTTTTAAATTTTTTAATTTAAGGGTGGATCAATTTATGGTTGGAAATTTTAGGTATAAGTTTGCTAAATGTATGGGCAAACTAGGTAACTTTTTAGTACATCTCAATGGAGGAATGGGTAAAAGTTTTCCTGGATGGTTATTCCTTCATGTCGGATCTTATGAGGCTTTAAACAATTTGGCTAAAGAGCCGGAAATAGGTTCTGTTATTGTTACTGGAACTAATGGAAAAACCACCACTACTACTATGTTGATTAAACTTTTATCAAAAGATGCACAAATTTGCTATAATTTTGAAAGCAATACTGTTAATGCTATTGCAACGGGTCTTCTTCAAGGTAAATCTGAACTTGGTGTATTTGAATATGGTATTAGGGATTTTGAACACGGCATACCTGGTGAGGTACAAAGATTGGTAGATCCTATTGGAGTAGTCTATACTACAATTTCAAGGGAACACACACAGGTTCTCGGTATCAAAAATCCTTTTGATAAATATTTGGCTGCTAAAAGGGAACTTTCCTTAAATATGAAAAGGGGGGTTATAGTGGCAAATGTTGATGATCCAAGAACAGTTTACATTGGTAAAAATAAAGAAAAGGATGTTCCTGTAAATTATTTCGGACTTGATATAGATTATAATGATATTTTTCCGGAAAAAGATGTTGAGTGTCCAGTATGTGGAAGGAAGCTCCAATATTCTAAAAGATTCTTAAATCATAGAGGTATTTATCAATGTGAATGTGGATTTAAAAGACCTGAACCA
This genomic stretch from Methanobrevibacter boviskoreani JH1 harbors:
- the mtnA gene encoding S-methyl-5-thioribose-1-phosphate isomerase codes for the protein MKTLEWENNKLKLIDQRKLPDELEYVYCSNYQEVIAAIKNMTVRGAPAIGVSAAFGMALADIGGVDLNKAADEIKAARPTAKNLFWAVDRVLDSENPLQEALKIYDEDMKINRAIGKYGREIIDDGDTILTHCNAGALACVDYGTALGVIRAANDEGKNINVICDETRPRGQGARLSVWEMQQENIPVKLICDVASGYLMSQGMIDKVVIGADRVAKGGIVNKIGSFMVALAAKRFDIPFYVAAPYSTFDMDININDTVIEERDPDEVIHYGSCRICPKGTEVINPAFDIVPNDLITGIITEKGIIDPL
- a CDS encoding class I SAM-dependent methyltransferase; the protein is MQSLKISLPAVDEVRKIIMDMEIMDMDHRIKPEKDYGYIGITSPVSDEEIEKMKEEVIKVKKVRKLLNGRPLEIEVVDKELELIPRYPHSVREMLQGKLTDQEITDLRNSFDIIGNIVIVEIPDNLLEHKELIGETTLKFTKRKSVYMKKSPIKGVTRVRDIEFICGVNNPVTIHKEQKIRLKLDVSKVYFSPRLTSERKRIREITDDGEKILDMFCGVGPFSIVIASRNKVDITAVDINDVAIDYLKENIRLNKLQGKIHPICGDINKVASEQLEGEKFDRLIMNLPGTAYEFLDTAFSLVAQEGIIHYYEFAHDCNEGREKLERKAAEHGMTVTIERCHKVRSTSPGMWQMVFDCRVHY
- the dph5 gene encoding diphthine synthase, which codes for MFYLIGLGLFDINDMSIKALNALKEVDVIYAEFFTSKLIGSTLEAIEDKIGSKIHILNRSEVEEDSPFILEAKNKDVALITGGDPLIATTHSDFLVQCARKGIDYRVIHGSSILSSAPAISGLQGYKFGKVTTIPFPDHNFFPKSPYMAIKENMDMELHTLVLLDIQAHKDRYMSINQGLEYLMKVKDTLPEEEQVINEDTLAVGIARVGSDEGIVKAGKISELIDYDFGSPLHCIVIPSKLHIVEAEYLVYVAGADKSILEKC
- the rbr gene encoding rubrerythrin, translating into MPELKGSKTEKNLEYAFAGESQARNKYTYFASKAKKDGYVQISKIFEETAGNEKEHAKIWFKILEGGDIKSTEENLVAAAAGEHEEWTEMYKNFAEEAKEEGFDEIAFLFEKVAAIEKEHEERYNTLLKNVRDGSVFKKEEDIVWICSNCGHVFIGPEPPEKCPVCAHPQAYFHEKAENYQ
- a CDS encoding flippase, with amino-acid sequence MSDNESKIAKGSFIMLIGTFIFRIGGFLYRFILTWLLTAADYGILGLTLPFQNFLNITASGGLPSAIAKYVAEYSALDNEQMQQQVIRTSFKIIIVMAAIGATIMYLIAEPIAIGWWHKPAALLPLQLVAVITPFSVIVGLYRGVFQGYYQMTDILITKAFEQLGMICFAVIFVLIGWRVSGAVLGTVLGFLFASLSAIWLFKRDVTSKFKTGRKKISRSEERDIIVMLLKFSIPVVITGLAEVLLYDIGTLFIGAYLTSNYAGYYTNASAIARLPLIVSMSVATSALPAASEAFSLNNHELLTRYIHQSYRYVILIVLPLCVGTAVFASPILGLLFGHEYTLGTVALQILVMGMLCFAVYTISASITQGLGKPIIPMISLILGVIIQTIFSYLLVPLFNINGAALATSISTAFIMVVCIIYTHKVSGVKFRTMAFLKILAASLIMGAACMLVPKTYWGIFVGLVVGVIVYIFALVLVKGLQKDDLKLIYKTAEKTGPMKGYLNNLADRLQKYAVDN
- a CDS encoding Mur ligase family protein, which encodes MVGNFRYKFAKCMGKLGNFLVHLNGGMGKSFPGWLFLHVGSYEALNNLAKEPEIGSVIVTGTNGKTTTTTMLIKLLSKDAQICYNFESNTVNAIATGLLQGKSELGVFEYGIRDFEHGIPGEVQRLVDPIGVVYTTISREHTQVLGIKNPFDKYLAAKRELSLNMKRGVIVANVDDPRTVYIGKNKEKDVPVNYFGLDIDYNDIFPEKDVECPVCGRKLQYSKRFLNHRGIYQCECGFKRPEPNVKITKLQTSPNRWFITIEGNVYNYPNDTNVSFKIDTDVPPFGIHNIYNTLCSTTAYASFTPKIENIEKTACEVFEGLTMAILPPGRFEVVKLNDGKMVGLGQGDNGDALKVNVLFMNQYIDNKLEFIYTTPDVGEEEVFEDHLEAIRAINPDHLIVIPGRESVEIAREYYNQIKDEFNADFYPYPYSEMEKRIKGIVKLILNSGYKNIIVSGCGEEQAMWERIKQEIKKER